From the Drechmeria coniospora strain ARSEF 6962 chromosome 02, whole genome shotgun sequence genome, the window TCAGCTGTTGGCAGATGTTGATTCAGCTGCTACAAGGCCCCGGGGTCGACAAATTCATGGCATCTGTCGCGCCAGATGCTTGTGCTTGGAGTATTATTGGACGTATTATTGCACGTATTTTATTGTTGCAAGTCATTGTATTATTGCAAGGGCTCCGCGCTTGTAACGGGGTTATGAAGGTCGGCGTGGTTGTGGTTAGTTACCTAACCGTGTCCACTTTCCCATCTATTCACGGCGCAGGAAGCGGGCACCATGGACACCATGGACACCTAGCGGCGAGCGGCAACAACACAACAACACCAACGGACCGATTTCCACCAATCTGACGATGCTTCGTTCGTGGGTGTGACCCGTCGAGCGGACACCCCCTGCTGCCACAGGCAGCAGGATCCGTCGCGTAGGCGTGCCAATTTGCCGCATCGGCACTCCtgcgtccccccccccagccgCCATGGTCCTCTTGTTTTCCTCTTTGTTTTCGCCTCTGACAAGTGTCGGCTTGCTAGAGGCACGCCCGCAAAATATGGACAAGccaggcgccgacgaggcggtgcCAGCCCTTGTACCGCCTGCCCCTGGGCGATCTCTCCGGACATCTTCTCCGGAGATCTCCGACAAGACGGATCAGAGCTCATCGGCGTCCAAGTACCCTTGTGAGCTGGCTCATTCGTCTTGGCCGACGCAAGTAAATATAAGTCTCGGTTGGGCCCCTTGCTCCTTCGGAATCGAGGATGAACACGCCACCCTCACCATCGACGAAATATACACACGGCAGCTGTCGACGGAACAAAGATTCGACCTCATCAACGGCAGGTTTCCCCTGCTGAGCCAACAACACGATGCCGACGTGGCTGCGTATAGATGACAACTCGGCTCATATCCAGCCAACGTACCTGCGCGACGTCTGCGTGGTGCGCGCAGCGAGGGTAGCCGGTACCCAGGACCAGTGCTGTTCCACCCTTGTCGTAAACCTACGTGCCATCAACATGACCACGAACGATTTCTACCGTTCGCATGCCGCCACCGATTTGGCGAATGCCACCAGAGTCTGCGCAGAGGCCGGGTGGAAAGCCTATCATCTGGGCGACCCGAAGGATGACAGAGTCGAGTGGCGGCTCGCATGTACCGACACGCCGCTCATGGACGCGCTGTGGGAAAACCTGGTATGCGCGGAGCGTTGGGATCTGCTGAACAGCACGGTTGGACCCAACCCGGCCGCGCTCACCACGTTGCCCGAGAAAATGTGGACGCCTACGGTCCGTGACATACCGGTCCCTCTAATCGGATAGGAAGATTGTGAAGACGACACAATACCATCATCACTTGCACGGACACAACCGACGGCTTGGAGAGCACGCTCACGGATTCGAACTAGGTCCAGTGCGCATTGGACAAGTACCGTGAAGTTTGCCGCGAGTGAGGTGCTTCTCGAAATCTCGAACGTACACCGTCACCATCTCGAAGCCTTCCTCCATATCCTTATCTGGCCACGCGCCCGTCGAGGTTGGGCACGCTCGGGAAAGTCGGGGAAGAAGTCCCATGCTTGCCTGTCGGTACACAGGAACGTACAAGGACGGCGCGCGAAACAGCCTCGCAATATGATCAAGGCCGGAGACAAATGCCCTGGGCGGGCAAGCACAGGAGTTTGCCCCAAGTTTGCTTGTACGAAGCCGCTTGGTACGGAGTTACGGCGGATAATCACTCTTTTCGGCACACGACAGCCAGCTCTTCCCTGGCCCCATGAGTCAACgatactactgtacatgaccCAATCATCGAAGCATTTCGGGGAGCTCTGGTAGATAATAGGCGGACAGGTAGAGACGTGACGACCTTTGACGAATAACATGGACATGACTTTGCACTGCCTCGCTTCCGCCTCACTCGTTCAAAGTCTGCCTGCGTACGAGCACTgtgtaagtagtacttacttagatTTGACTACCATCAAACCCCAGACCCTACCAACATTTTCGTTCAGGCATATCCAGCCCTACCGTTGCATGCggagcctacagtactattACTGCTCCACGACTCTCCACCAATAGAAGTAATAATCATGTTCCATAGTAAGGCTGTTATAccctactgtaagtacatgtgcaagtatgtacaactacggagtccTTGCAGACGAATGCTGTGTTTTGAAGGGACCCTGGCGAAGCTACGAGAGCCCACCCAAGTACGTAATATCCATCGGACACCCCGTTTCAGTATGCAAATAATACTGGGCACTAATTAGAGTCTTACGCGCAAGCCCAGGTGGTATTACTCTCAACTTGTAATGATCGAATCCTCtactattacttactacTCTTCCTACCGTCTTGTACCCCACAGAGCCTTCCACGATGGTGAGAAACCTCGGCATACCTGCGGCGACTTTCCGCCCTTTCGGCACTACTATCTCTCTAAAGGTAATTCCAGATCGAGGCACCACCCGAAACACCAGTGgattcctcgacggcgccgtcaacATTATTCATACCGTTGTAGGAAAGGGCCAAACAGTACGCCGTATTAGTATTGGCGGCAATGCTGGGTCAAAGTGTATTACCGTACATGCAACTACATCTACTTACAGTAAAGCCAGTGTGCGGTGAACTGGCACTGATGCGAGTTGTCGTCGATGTCACATTCCGTGGCGAGCATGGTGCCGTAAAGGAGGGAGTTTCAAGTAGCTGTGACGTCGAAGCTGTGCCACTCACCCTTCCCGTCCATCATGTAAGACTAGAAATCACCGGTTTTCACAATGCGTTGCGAGCACCCTATGCAGAGTGCGCCTGAGTCAGGCAAATTGAAGCCATTATCTACTAGGAAAATAATACGATGCAATCGTTAGTCTGTACTTATGGAGTACGAACGCCTTTGCTACCAAGTATGTCCTAAAATGAGGGCAATATTATAATATGTGAAGGCATCATTGACGAAGACTTGCGGCTGTCCTATCCACAACTGATGCAATTGCGGGCCTATAATGTGTACACTATAGGGTAGCTATATATTACTATGGTAAGTGGCCTGGTGTGACAGCCTAGGGTTAGGCTGTTAACGCTGAACCGGCCACCGCCCTTCACTCTAGCTGTACGCAACTCTCCGATGCAGTAAACAGTGCCGAAGACACGATTTACAAGTTGCACAACCTTACCGAAGCCGAAGCTACTGATTTCATAGACTCTCACGAACCTTCGGGAAAGATGGACTAGTATATTATGCCAAACTTATGGAGGTGAACAAACTGCTCGGAGGAACGCGTGATGGAATTTGTATCCCTCAAAGCTTTTGGAAGAGTACCAGCAGCTTGCTTGTGAAATGCGGTACCGAGTTCGCATCCCTCTCCTCAACGATTGCCAAAAGCGTGCCGTCAGGTCCCAGGCAGTCTGTTCAGGACGTCGTAGAAGCAATTTTTTGATGTCTCTGATAGATATGAAGGTTTGTCTGTTGATGATCTGCGCTGTTAGAGATACTTACTTTTGCTGTATTGacgtgctgccgccggcacAGTCCCCGTTCCCGAACGTGTGACGTGCAAACCTGCCTGCAAcaatcgccatcatcggcatcccTCTCCGCTCTCCACCTTTCCGTTTCTTGCCAGCATAAACGGATGGTGCCGCGGGAACGCTTCCCACGATTAACCTTGTTTCTGTAGACCAAGGATAGATGGAAACGCGTAATTGGAAAGTCTGGTCAAAATCCACATGAAGCGGCGCTTCTTCGATGAAAACCTCCCGTTCCGCCATTATATATTGCTATAATGCATAGTTCAACCGGAACGATCCAGCCCTGGCCACTAAGGCCTGCGTATTTGCAGACATGGATGCTTGCTTCATTATGGGATCCCGACTCTTGGTGAGTAAAATCAACTTCATAAACCCGTCCTCTTAGCATTGCAGACACGCATCTGTTTAGGAACGAAACTATCCAACTGTGGACCGTAGTCTATTTGGAAAACAGTCCCGTTGCGGTTATCAATTCATGAGAAGGCGTCATCTGCGGCATACTACCAGACCCAACAGGtcatgtactctgtatatGTTTACAACTATATCTAGGTGCCGTATGCACGGCCGGCACGGCAACGCAACGCCCAAACGACACGCTGTCCGAAGGTTTGATCCGAAGAGTTCCGTACTCGCACTTGCACTCGCACTTACGCCTTGGATTCGGAACAGAGCGGCGTTGAGTTGACGCTGGCCTCGTATTCCAAACAGTCATCTCTTCCCTTCGTCACGACGGAGAATAATGGGCACACACGATGATGCACGTGTACACTGCAGCACATGCTCGCCATGCAACGCGGCCCTACCCGTCGACTTGTTCACCATCATGGTCACAATGCCGGCCCCTCCCACAGTTCCCTCTTCAACTTCATGTACCATGCCTTCTTGTGGGGAAAGGTCACGAGCTTCTCCTTGGTGAagccgagggcctcgaggtgGCGCATCATCCTGCCAACGATGAGACATCGAGTTAGCCCTTCTTCCTCTGTTGAATGGTAACATGACAGCACAGCCGTCGGAGGACGAGCAAACGAGAGCAAAATAAAACAACGGAGAAAGAACGACGATGACAGAGGGGCGTCACGAACCTGTGGTTGTCGACGCGCGGCTCGAGGCAGATGCTCATGGTCCGGATGTCGGCCGTCACGCACCAGTGAACGAGCCCCGTGAGCCAGGCCGGCACCCTGCCCCGCGCCCACTCCTCGCCGATCATGACGTGAAGGCCGCGATCCCAGTCGGCGCTGTCCCTGCCGACCTGGCGGCCGAGCATGTCCTCCTTGACCCAGTAAATCTCAAAGTAGCCAAAGGGCACGCCGTCCCagaggccgatgacgggGAAGGCGTGCTTGTCGCGGAGCCTCGCGGCGAGCGCCTGGCCGTCGTAGTCGCCCCAAAACTCGCGGATGCGCGGGATGACGTGCCAGGACTGCAGCAGCGCGTTGTCGCTCATCGACGACATGCCACCGCCGACCACGGGCGGCTTGGGGCCGACGGGGCCGAGGTAGGCCACCGGCTGgggcgagcacgaggcgACGCGGAAGGCGAGGTACTGGCCGTGGCTCGGCACGAAGCGCGTGTAAAAGACCTCGCCCATgcgcggcggcttcggccgGAGGGGGTGCCGGACGCCGTCGGTGACGACGTACtgcagcggcgccggcgggtAGTAGGTCGGCAGGTGGGAGCTCGACTGGAAGGGACCGACGGGAATGGCCGAGACCAAGCCGGGGCCGTGGAGGAATCCCGAGGCGGAAGCGGCAAAGGAccccggcgtcgtcggcgtcggcggcacgggGATGCTCGGGAAGTCGGCGTCGAACCGCTGAGGGGGCGACTGCGGGGGCGGACCGCGGGCCTCGAGccggctcggcgagctcggccggcttcCCACGGGGGACCC encodes:
- a CDS encoding putative lysine N-acyltransferase C17G9.06c, translated to MLRLPDGQIFTVTPVFAGVGFRSHEHSAHHHPYPVGWTTVLHTEERVPVGGEAGGGSVSLGHNRSQSYRQSFSQSREEVTTPTTPSTPVTPMTPMTPSRVASKRYSSSSNASIGSAFGPPARTRTRPFTEPTLDGDVLFISSISNPSSAEFKPAASPTRQLAMMLWVTLYWYFHQAEPPRRSRHRPSHHHGPDWRIRIRRDGILRGRNLIPKLERMGLIACEDSTVGADGDEAADGDGWGHMFASRRMFWQIPGRLFLFSLQPARVPSSSYPGSPVGSRPSSPSRLEARGPPPQSPPQRFDADFPSIPVPPTPTTPGSFAASASGFLHGPGLVSAIPVGPFQSSSHLPTYYPPAPLQYVVTDGVRHPLRPKPPRMGEVFYTRFVPSHGQYLAFRVASCSPQPVAYLGPVGPKPPVVGGGMSSMSDNALLQSWHVIPRIREFWGDYDGQALAARLRDKHAFPVIGLWDGVPFGYFEIYWVKEDMLGRQVGRDSADWDRGLHVMIGEEWARGRVPAWLTGLVHWCVTADIRTMSICLEPRVDNHRMMRHLEALGFTKEKLVTFPHKKAWYMKLKRELWEGPAL